Below is a window of Hyphomonas neptunium ATCC 15444 DNA.
CTCGATGCGTTCGAGACCACGCCGCAGGAAACGCGCAACCGCATTGCCGAGATGCTGTTCTGGACCTGGTGGGCACCGATGAACTCCTATGCCGTGATCCATGGCGACCCGCATCTTGGCAATTATCAGGTGACCGGCGGCGGGGAAGGGATCAACCTGCTGGACTTCGGCTGTGTGCGCATCTTCCCCCCTGCCTTTGTGGCCGGCGTCGTCGATCTCTACCGGGCGATGTTGCACGATGATTTTGACGCGGCCTATGCCGCTTATGAGGCCTGGGGCTTCCAGAACCTGTCGCGGGAGCTGGTTGAAGTTCTGAACGTCTGGGCGCGCTTCATCTATGGCCCGATTATCGACGACCGGGTGCGCACGGTGGCCGATGGCGTGTCGGCCGGGGAGTATGGCCGCAAGGAAGCTTTCCGCGTGCGCCAGCTGCTGAAGGAAAAAGGCCCGGTGAAGATCCCGCGCGAGTTCGTGTTCATGGACCGCGCCGCCATTGGCCTGGGCGCGGCCTATCTGCGCCTTGGCGCGGAGCTCAATTTCCATGAGCTGTTCGAGCAAAGTCTGGAGGGCTTCTCCGTTGAGAAGGTGACGGCGCGCCAGGCTGAGGCACTTGGACGGGCAGGCCTTGCATGAAGCCCCCAGCCTGGATGCCGACACTCTCGATCGCCTCGATCCGCGAGGTTGGTCCTATAGCTGTTCTTGGGATTATTGCGCTCTGCCTTCTGGGCTTTGCCTGGCTGGCGGATGAAATCTCCGAGAACGACATCCATGCCTTCGACCATGCCGTGATGACCTGGCTCCATGCGCCCGGAGAGGCTTCCAAGCCACTTGGGCCCGATTGGCTGCTCAATTCCATGATCGATATTACCGCACTTGGTGGGTACACGATCCTGATATTGCTGACGCTTGGCGCTGCGCTCTACCGCATCGCACGAAAGGATTATGTGACCGCAGGCGTGGTGGTCGCTGCAATTGGCTCGGGCGCGCTGGTAACCAATCTTCTCAAACTTGGATTTGACCGGGCACGACCCGATTTCGTGGAACATCTCACGCATGCCGCCAGTTCAAGCTTTCCAAGCGGCCATGCGACCCAGGCGGCCATCGCCTTTCTAACGCTTGGCGCGCTTATGGCCCGAACCCAGGAAAACCGCCGGGTCAAAGCGCTGATCCTGGGCGGGGCGCTTTTCCTGACAATTCTTGTGGGCATAAGCCGCCTCTATCTTGGTGTGCATTGGCCGACCGACGTGCTGGCTGGCTGGTGCCTCGGCGCAGCATGGGCCGGTCTCTGGTGGCTCTTGCTGCGCCGGATTGCGGGGAACTGATTTGTAATCAGCTCATCTTGAAGCGGATCGGCACGGACTTTGGTCCGCTGACGAAGTTGGCCTGGGTGCGTTGGGGTTTGCCGGCCATCTCGATGGAATGGAGGCGGGGCAGCAGTTCTTCCCAGAGGACACGCATTTCCATCCGGGCGAGGTGCTGGCCGATGCAGACATGGGCGCCGTAGCCGAAGGCGACGTGCTTGTTGGGCGAGCGGTCAACCTTGAAGGTGAAAGGGTCGTCGAAGACGGCTTCGTCGCGGTTGCCCGACGGATAGGCCAGGAACAGCCAGTCGTTTTTGGCGATCTTCTGCCCGGCGACTTCGG
It encodes the following:
- a CDS encoding phosphatase PAP2 family protein, whose amino-acid sequence is MKPPAWMPTLSIASIREVGPIAVLGIIALCLLGFAWLADEISENDIHAFDHAVMTWLHAPGEASKPLGPDWLLNSMIDITALGGYTILILLTLGAALYRIARKDYVTAGVVVAAIGSGALVTNLLKLGFDRARPDFVEHLTHAASSSFPSGHATQAAIAFLTLGALMARTQENRRVKALILGGALFLTILVGISRLYLGVHWPTDVLAGWCLGAAWAGLWWLLLRRIAGN